The region TACCAATCCTAGTAGGCTAGTAGccattatataattaaaacaacaCCTTTTTTAGAAGCAATATTTAAAAAcccaactttaaaaatatcacaagttttatttatttgtctaTAATTCTAAATATATCACCGTTTGTTACTCCCTTGATTACTAGTTACCGAATTTCCTAGGCACGAGTAATTAATGTCAAAACCCATCTTTGGAAATTTAtactgttttatttataaatcctaaaattgataataaatgGTATAGCAAAAACAaagaatatgtatatataaaatgatttataatGCCTCTCACCGTCAATCGTCTATTTATGTACTAATAATTGGGCTGAGTCCTCAAACAGTGGGGTCACATCTCCATTACTCCATTCTCCTAATTCATCACTGGTCGGCGGCAATGGAGAAAatagtggtggtggtggaggaggcggaggcggcgaTAACAGCCCTGAAATGGGCGCTCCACAACATCCTCCGCTGCGGCGATGTGGTGACGCTCCTCCACGTGTATCCGACGCAGAGATCAAAGAGCAAGAGAAAgctccgccgcctccgcctcaAGGGCTTCCAATTAGCTCTCTCCTTCAGAGATATCTGCAACGCCTTCCCCAACGTAATTAATTACCTTCTCtcagtctctctctctccattgattgattgaatgaGTTATCATTATCAATTGCAGACGAAGACGGAGATCGTTGTGACGGAGGGCGACGAGGAAGGGGGGAGAATCGCCGCCGTGGTGAGGGAAATCGGAGCCTCCACGCTCGTGGTGGGGCTTCATGATCGGAGCTTTCTATACaggtattttaatttttaattttttaattttttatttatgtagcAAGCACGTTAGATGTTGTCAAACAATTGATCACAAAATAACTTGGGCCTATGGTATGGTCAAAAAAGAAAGGTGGGAAAAAGTTTggttaaattaaatgtaagtGGTGGGAAATTAGCGTTACGTCATGTAAAGTTGGTCATTATACTATGCCACAAGTTTAGTCAAAAGGGTGGGCCCCTCTGCTTGCCGCGTTTTCCGCATGTCGTTACTCGGTCAATAGTCTTTCCGTCGTAATATGTTACTCTTGTCTTGACTCTGCGTGttagttttgaaaaatatgtagaAAAGactaatagtagtaaaatattagtaataaaatatgattatataatGGGTAAAGAAAGATTGGTCGTgtatataaaaagtagtgtgcaAGGATATGAAATTTAAAGTGAGGTGGACGTGTGAATGTCGATTTCAAATAGTGTGATTGTTAATTATGATGATTGTGAAATATTTTAGCGTAGGACGGTTTAAGGTGTGGGATATGCCACTTGGTgcttatttttccttttaatatTCGCTcagttttatttaatcaacTTTTTATAGTATGAGTTTAGTTGCTAATTATTAGATTAACCAATCACTTTTCTTGTTGTTTCATTTACTTAAAAGAAAGAACATGAAACTACCAGTTTCGTGTTTCCTGCATTTGATTACCTATGTTAATActtaaatctaattttttttctctaaagatataaaaaggacaaaaaaaaCATTCGTCCATTAATTTGAGTGGGAGAGTGGAAGTTGACATAATCGGATACTCGTGTCACACTAGTTGAAAACACTTTCTTTAAAAATCTTGTAACCACTCTCTTAggcttttaaaataaaactatttgcAATTtgtctaaaatattttattaaatatcgAAATATTctgttattataaatatattatatttttatatagaggatacatatacttttattttactactagtataaggtaatactaaaacaaaagtaagGTCTAGTTACagtaaatattactcctattcaACTATCATAACTTGCATTATTCTttcaatattgaaattttaatcttGTAAAAAGACTATATATACACTTTGATGCTAATCCCATTTGGTTTCTATGATCGTCTTGTATATATTCATGTAGGTATCTAACACTCCAAAACAATAGCATAAGGCATTTGAACTGTAAGGTCCTTGCCATCAAAGAACCAACAACAAGTCCGACATCCACAACGATCTCTATAGAAGGGTCTTCAGATACGATGGACTTGTCACAGATCGAAATATCCGTACTTAGGTAAGACTACTTGTCATTTTTTGGggattttactttttatgcGTTGATAgcttttgcattttttattatgaattgGTAAAGACCTAAAAACAGAATAGTTATTTAATACAGTGTTGCGATGTCTTGATAGATTATGTGTGTTGAGCAATAAATATGCCATTTTTATAGTTATTGGATAGTGGCGGAAAACATGGTATGTTTGAACTTTAtaagattataatttaatccattattgatttttacATATTGCAGTATTCCTGAAATTCGTCCTCAGAAAATCCCATACCAAATTTGTCCAGATCCGAATGCTATAATTTGGAGATCAAAGCCAACAAAAAAGTAAAGACAGGAGAGAGCATCATATGCAGAGAGCTCAAGATCTTCATTGTCTAGCtacatatatacaaatgaaCATTGTAAAACAAGACATTTCCAGCTATTATTTCTCCTTGgtagaaatttaataaaaactgAGGAGTGAGGAGTgttctttttttattgatcATATCTAATCCTACGCTCagtaattccaaaaaaaaaggtagaaTTGAATTCCTATTTACCTCACAGATTATGTACAGTACAGCTTCTGGAGGGT is a window of Salvia hispanica cultivar TCC Black 2014 unplaced genomic scaffold, UniMelb_Shisp_WGS_1.0 HiC_scaffold_1249, whole genome shotgun sequence DNA encoding:
- the LOC125198157 gene encoding uncharacterized protein LOC125198157, coding for MEKIVVVVEEAEAAITALKWALHNILRCGDVVTLLHVYPTQRSKSKRKLRRLRLKGFQLALSFRDICNAFPNTKTEIVVTEGDEEGGRIAAVVREIGASTLVVGLHDRSFLYRYLTLQNNSIRHLNCKVLAIKEPTTSPTSTTISIEG